Proteins co-encoded in one Quercus robur chromosome 8, dhQueRobu3.1, whole genome shotgun sequence genomic window:
- the LOC126694949 gene encoding ribosome biogenesis protein BRX1 homolog 1 — protein sequence MGKKRKQIEAEVVEPEEIPERPKRTLLGWKDKSQVPDEETDSKVFRNKEKVLITCSRRINYRYRHLMLNMVSILPHCKKDNKVESKATKGATMNELVELRSCSSCLFFECRKHKDLYLWMAKCPNGPSVKFLVNAVYTMEELKLTGNHLKGSRPILTFSNNFDKDAHWKLLKEMIIQIFGTPKEHRKSKPYHDHVFVFSIVDDHIWFRNYQISDKGPREDREKMTLIEVGPRFCLNPIKIFGGSFGGPTLYENPFFVSPNQIRALEKRKKAGKFAKKVKAKTRRKMHELSNPLEPDEFADMWKK from the exons AtgggaaagaagagaaaacaaattgAGGCTGAGGTGGTGGAACCTGAAGAGATTCCAGAGAGACCCAAGAGGACGCTCTTGGGTTGGAAAGACAAGAGTCAAGTACCGGACGAAGAGACTGATTCTAAAGTTTTCAGGAACAAAGAGAAGGTTCTTATCACTTGCTCGCGCCGCATTAACTACAG GTACCGTCATTTGATGTTGAATATGGTTTCTATCTTGCCACACTGTAAGAAGGATAACAAGGTTGAGTCGAAGGCTACTAAAGGCGCCACTATGAATGAGCTGGTTGAGCTACGGAGTTGCTCTTCTTGTCTGTTTTTTGag tgCCGGAAACATAAAGATCTTTATCTATGGATGGCAAAATGTCCCAATGGGCCATCTGTCAAATTTTTAGTTAATGCCG TGTACACAATGGAGGAATTGAAGCTTACTGGAAATCATCTAAAAGGGTCTCGTCCTATTTTGACTTTCTCAAACAATTTTGATAAAGATGCACATTGGAAACTTTTGAAGGAGATGATAATACAG ATATTTGGAACACCAAAGGAACACAGGAAATCTAAGCCTTATCATGATCATGTGTTTGTTTTCTCCATTGTTGATGACCACATATGGTTCCGGAATTACCAG ATATCAGATAAAGGGCCTAGAGAGGATCGAGAGAAAATGACCCTTATTGAG GTTGGTCCACGATTCTGCTTGAACCCTATCAAGATATTTGGTGGCAGCTTTGGAGGCCCTACCCTGTATGAGAATCCGTTTTTCGTATCACCAAATCAG ATTCGCGCAttggagaaaaggaaaaaggctgGAAAGTTTGCAAAGAAAGTCAAAGCAAAGACAAGGAGGAAGATGCACGAGTTATCTAATCCACTGGAGCCTGATGAGTTTGCAGATATGTGGAAAAAGTAA
- the LOC126694950 gene encoding stem-specific protein TSJT1-like: MLAIFHKAFAHPPEELHSPSSYNGTKRPKLPEETLNEFLSHHPHKTFSMTFGDAAVLAYVLPDRPYSLHQRLFCGFEDIYCLFLGNLKNLCSLNKQYGLSKGANEAMFVIEAYRTLRDRGPYPADQVVKDLEGSFAFVVYDSKAGTVFAALGSDGGVKLYWGISADGSVVISDDLEVIKAGCAKSYAPFPTGCMFHSGGGGLMSFEHPMNKLKAMPRIDSEGAMCGASFKVDKYTRVNSIPRVGSEANWSLSDSQ; this comes from the exons atgTTGGCTATATTTCACAAGGCTTTTGCTCACCCACCTGAGGAGCTTCATAGTCCTTCATCTTACAATGGTACTAAGAGGCCTAAGCTTCCTGAGGAAACTCTCAATGAGTTCCTTTCTCATCATCCTCATAAAACTTTCTCCATGACCTTTGGTGATGCAGCTGTGCTTGCTTATGTTCTGCCTGACCGACCTTACTCACTTCATCAAag GTTGTTCTGTGGATTCGAAGATATATATTGCCTCTTCTTGGGGAACTTGAAAAACCTTTGTTCACTGAATAAGCAGTATGGTCTATCAAAGGGCGCTAATGAGGCCATGTTTGTGATCGAGGCATATCGTACACTTCGAGACCGGGGTCCATACCCGGCTGACCAAGTTGTCAAGGATCTTGAAGGGAGCTTTGCCTTTGTTGTCTATGATAGTAAGGCTGGAACTGTCTTTGCTGCACTG GGTTCTGATGGTGGAGTTAAGCTGTACTGGGGCATTTCAGCTGATGGCTCTGTAGTGATTTCTGATGATTTGGAGGTCATAAAAGCCGGCTGTGCCAAATCATATGCTCCTTTCCCAACAG GGTGTATGTTCCACAGTGGGGGAGGAGGATTGATGAGCTTTGAGCATCCAATGAACAAGCTGAAGGCAATGCCAAGGATAGACAGTGAAGGGGCCATGTGTGGGGCCAGTTTCAAGGTTGATAAGTACACAAGGGTCAACAGCATTCCTCGTGTTGGAAGTGAAGCTAATTGGAGCCTTTCCGACTCTCAATAA